Proteins encoded together in one Solanum lycopersicum chromosome 7, SLM_r2.1 window:
- the LOC101268409 gene encoding uncharacterized protein isoform X4: MIELDRAATTPKCNRFENARESKNSVVLKRKSESIRSSYYAMRKRIRNNPFDSMDMNFLGVAGDNDEPQSMDCAFMDSIRDAFGDQQSNFDIVQNCISEHGRDDSIWANDCVTASPSFPIGLLNHKGDVPLNSFNITENFPDAVEESVALAERQHTVGELGELPVCGLFEAEDLESNFPMRDQCDDNVRNSSRFESQVLNSPVPDCDLTFHDLGYSPTPPDMPDWSTIGDISVPALPDFEEQQNIQNTFVVPIDGNSNKMDASEYDVVSSNSNLRDRMSCDELRNSIPSTDDYIAGLSASLLDFTEEDELLFNDPDGNDTIDKSYYDGLSSLLLDCPDGVGDLPVKSVSEASNARDEGLTILDGCPKESGDKCVYNYSDKPPGSNSDFQMLSSALTVNPAFPEMRGGVICCVLSTEDPDVPSNDDVFLPVLMPSTSFPSMAHWKYDETYHPLSSSAKDLSNNQKGNDGRAVLKKKEQNCHSEYSNSYRMNEPPSQAEMFSRDHKVKHELPNENNQHVVRRNLQTSDCPRAVISGNLSAVNACQGDFKENTTKNGQGKNLSRTYAADVSKCLEENAICTKEHDTTTILQKNETTLAETVLRKTTIPEASANNTSSDSEDFLYESDEDIPYFSDVEALILDMDLSPNGQDMYSSKRAKEYQHEDFVRKIIRLEQADHACLQRKIAVRGAFAVLVGYHSKHFIRKPEVLLGRESADVKVDIDLGREGRDNKISRRQATIKMDMHGLFHLQNIGKYPIHVNGNEVLPKQSLTLTSGSLIEYTFGGSDKVQQVLWRVRSTQVGWYTGLRLQSTARGIRKAHSPLRVGEESKKKSTWHVMINFHK; this comes from the exons ATGATTGAGTTGGACCGCGCTGCAACAACACCGAAATGTAATAGGTTCGAGAATGCAAGGGAAAGTAAAAATTCTGTTGTGTTAAAGAGAAAATCTGAGAGTATCCGTTCAAGTTACTATGCTATGCGTAAGAGGATCCGTAATAACCCATTTGATTCGATGGATATGAACTTTCTTGGCGTAGCTGGTGACAATGACGAGCCTCAGTCAATGGATTGTGCATTTATGGATTCGATAAGAGATGCCTTTGGTGATCAACAATCTAATTTCGACATCGTACAAAATTGCATTTCTGAACATGGGCGTGATGATTCCATTTGGGCTAATGATTGTGTAACTGCTTCTCCTAGTTTTCCGATTGGACTCCTCAATCATAAGGGAGATGTCCCACTTAACAGCTTTAATATTACTGAGAACTTTCCAGATGCTGTTGAAGAAAGTGTTGCCCTTGCTGAGAGACAACACACTGTTGGGGAATTGGGTGAATTGCCAGTTTGTGGATTATTTGAAGCTGAGGATTTAGAATCTAATTTTCCTATGAGAGATCAATGTGATGACAATGTGAGGAACTCTTCTCGATTTGAAAGCCAAGTGTTAAACTCACCAGTTCCAGATTGTGACTTGACATTTCACGATCTTGGTTATTCACCTACTCCACCTGATATGCCAGATTGGAGTACAATTGGAGATATTTCTGTTCCGGCTCTGCCTGATTTTGAGGAACAGCAGAATATACAGAATACATTTGTAGTTCCTATTGATGGCAATTCGAATAAAATGGATGCATCAGAATACGACGTTGTAAGTTCAAACTCCAACTTGAGAGACCGTATGTCATGTGATGAACTGAGAAATTCCATACCTAGTACTGATGACTACATAGCTGGGTTGTCAGCATCCTTGTTGGACTTTACAGAAGAGGACGAACTGCTATTCAATGACCCTGATGGAAATGATACAATTGATAAGTCTTATTATGATGGCTTGAGTTCACTTCTCTTGGATTGTCCTGATGGTGTGGGAGACTTGCCTGTCAAAAGTGTATCAGAGGCTTCAAATGCTCGAGACGAAGGGCTTACCATTCTTGATGGTTGTCCCAAAGAATCGGGTGACAAATGTGTGTACAATTATAGTGATAAGCCTCCAGGTTCCAATTCAGACTTTCAAATGCTATCCTCCGCATTAACTGTCAATCCGGCTTTTCCTGAAATGCGTGGTGGAGTTATTTGCTGCGTATTAAGCACTGAGGACCCAGATGTTCCTAGCAACGATGATGTTTTTCTTCCTGTTCTAATGCCGTCAACATCATTTCCGTCAATGGCCCATTGGAAATATGATGAGACTTATCATCCATTATCCTCGTCTGCCAAAGATTTGTCAAATAATCAGAAGGGCAATGATGGACGAGCTGTCTTGAAGAAAAAGGAGCAGAATTGTCATTCAGAATACAGTAATTCATATCGGATGAATGAACCACCTTCACAGGCAGAAATGTTCAGTCGTGATCACAAAGTTAAGCATGAGTTGCCCAACGAGAATAACCAACATGTGGTGCGAAGGAATCTGCAGACTTCTGATTGTCCAAGGGCAGTCATTTCAGGGAACCTAAGTGCAGTAAATGCCTGTCAAggagattttaaagaaaataccACAAAGAATGGACAGGGTAAAAATCTCAGTCGGACTTATGCTGCTGATGTGTCCAAGTGCTTGGAGGAAAATGCTATTTGCACAAAGGAACATGACACTACCACCATCCTTCAAAAGAATGAAACGACACTTGCTGAAACTGTTCTCAGGAAAACAACAATCCCTGAAGCAAGTGCAAACAATACTTCATCAGATTCAGAAGATTTTCTTTATGAGAGCGATGAAGACATACCCTACTTTTCTGATGTTGAAGCTTTG ATCCTTGATATGGATTTGAGTCCTAATGGACAGGATATGTATTCCAGTAAGAGAG ccAAAGAGTATCAGCATGAAGATTTTGTTAGAAAGATAATCAGGCTAGAGCAGGCTGATCATGCTTGTTTACAGAGAAAGATTGCTGTGCGTGGAGCTTTTGCTGTTTTAGTTGGCTATCACTCAAAACATTTTATTAGAAAACCAGAG GTGCTGCTGGGAAGAGAATCTGCAGATGTGAAAGTTGACATTGACTTGGGCAGAGAAGGTCGTGATAATAAAATTTCTAGGAGACAG GCAACTATAAAGATGGACATGCATGGACTATTCCATTTGCAGAACATTGGAAAATATCCAATTCATGTGAATGGTAACGAAGTACTTCCGAAACAAAGTCTAACCCTCACTTCTGGTTCCTTAATTGAG taCACTTTTGGAGGATCTGACAAGGTACAGCAGGTGCTTTGGAGAGTCCGCAGTACACAGGTTGGGTGGTACACAGGTTTGAGACTTCAATCCACTGCACGGGGAATCAGAAAAGCCCATTCCCCTTTAAGGGTGGGGGAAGAGAGCAAGAAAAAAAGCACATGGCATGTTatgataaattttcataaataa
- the LOC101268409 gene encoding uncharacterized protein isoform X6, translating to MIELDRAATTPKCNRFENARESKNSVVLKRKSESIRSSYYAMRKRIRNNPFDSMDMNFLGVAGDNDEPQSMDCAFMDSIRDAFGDQQSNFDIVQNCISEHGRDDSIWANDCVTASPSFPIGLLNHKGDVPLNSFNITENFPDAVEESVALAERQHTVGELGELPVCGLFEAEDLESNFPMRDQCDDNVRNSSRFESQVLNSPVPDCDLTFHDLGYSPTPPDMPDWSTIGDISVPALPDFEEQQNIQNTFVVPIDGNSNKMDASEYDVVSSNSNLRDRMSCDELRNSIPSTDDYIAGLSASLLDFTEEDELLFNDPDGNDTIDKSYYDGLSSLLLDCPDGVGDLPVKSVSEASNARDEGLTILDGCPKESGDKCVYNYSDKPPGSNSDFQMLSSALTVNPAFPEMRGGVICCVLSTEDPDVPSNDDVFLPVLMPSTSFPSMAHWKYDETYHPLSSSAKDLSNNQKGNDGRAVLKKKEQNCHSEYSNSYRMNEPPSQAEMFSRDHKVKHELPNENNQHVVRRNLQTSDCPRAVISGNLSAVNACQGDFKENTTKNGQGKNLSRTYAADVSKCLEENAICTKEHDTTTILQKNETTLAETVLRKTTIPEASANNTSSDSEDFLYESDEDIPYFSDVEALILDMDLSPNGQDMYSSKRAKEYQHEDFVRKIIRLEQADHACLQRKIAVRGAFAVLVGYHSKHFIRKPEVLLGRESADVKVDIDLGREGRDNKISRRQATIKMDMHGLFHLQNIGKYPIHVNGNEVLPKQSLTLTSGSLIEVREVRFIFETNESQVKRYTEESQSEDMKEA from the exons ATGATTGAGTTGGACCGCGCTGCAACAACACCGAAATGTAATAGGTTCGAGAATGCAAGGGAAAGTAAAAATTCTGTTGTGTTAAAGAGAAAATCTGAGAGTATCCGTTCAAGTTACTATGCTATGCGTAAGAGGATCCGTAATAACCCATTTGATTCGATGGATATGAACTTTCTTGGCGTAGCTGGTGACAATGACGAGCCTCAGTCAATGGATTGTGCATTTATGGATTCGATAAGAGATGCCTTTGGTGATCAACAATCTAATTTCGACATCGTACAAAATTGCATTTCTGAACATGGGCGTGATGATTCCATTTGGGCTAATGATTGTGTAACTGCTTCTCCTAGTTTTCCGATTGGACTCCTCAATCATAAGGGAGATGTCCCACTTAACAGCTTTAATATTACTGAGAACTTTCCAGATGCTGTTGAAGAAAGTGTTGCCCTTGCTGAGAGACAACACACTGTTGGGGAATTGGGTGAATTGCCAGTTTGTGGATTATTTGAAGCTGAGGATTTAGAATCTAATTTTCCTATGAGAGATCAATGTGATGACAATGTGAGGAACTCTTCTCGATTTGAAAGCCAAGTGTTAAACTCACCAGTTCCAGATTGTGACTTGACATTTCACGATCTTGGTTATTCACCTACTCCACCTGATATGCCAGATTGGAGTACAATTGGAGATATTTCTGTTCCGGCTCTGCCTGATTTTGAGGAACAGCAGAATATACAGAATACATTTGTAGTTCCTATTGATGGCAATTCGAATAAAATGGATGCATCAGAATACGACGTTGTAAGTTCAAACTCCAACTTGAGAGACCGTATGTCATGTGATGAACTGAGAAATTCCATACCTAGTACTGATGACTACATAGCTGGGTTGTCAGCATCCTTGTTGGACTTTACAGAAGAGGACGAACTGCTATTCAATGACCCTGATGGAAATGATACAATTGATAAGTCTTATTATGATGGCTTGAGTTCACTTCTCTTGGATTGTCCTGATGGTGTGGGAGACTTGCCTGTCAAAAGTGTATCAGAGGCTTCAAATGCTCGAGACGAAGGGCTTACCATTCTTGATGGTTGTCCCAAAGAATCGGGTGACAAATGTGTGTACAATTATAGTGATAAGCCTCCAGGTTCCAATTCAGACTTTCAAATGCTATCCTCCGCATTAACTGTCAATCCGGCTTTTCCTGAAATGCGTGGTGGAGTTATTTGCTGCGTATTAAGCACTGAGGACCCAGATGTTCCTAGCAACGATGATGTTTTTCTTCCTGTTCTAATGCCGTCAACATCATTTCCGTCAATGGCCCATTGGAAATATGATGAGACTTATCATCCATTATCCTCGTCTGCCAAAGATTTGTCAAATAATCAGAAGGGCAATGATGGACGAGCTGTCTTGAAGAAAAAGGAGCAGAATTGTCATTCAGAATACAGTAATTCATATCGGATGAATGAACCACCTTCACAGGCAGAAATGTTCAGTCGTGATCACAAAGTTAAGCATGAGTTGCCCAACGAGAATAACCAACATGTGGTGCGAAGGAATCTGCAGACTTCTGATTGTCCAAGGGCAGTCATTTCAGGGAACCTAAGTGCAGTAAATGCCTGTCAAggagattttaaagaaaataccACAAAGAATGGACAGGGTAAAAATCTCAGTCGGACTTATGCTGCTGATGTGTCCAAGTGCTTGGAGGAAAATGCTATTTGCACAAAGGAACATGACACTACCACCATCCTTCAAAAGAATGAAACGACACTTGCTGAAACTGTTCTCAGGAAAACAACAATCCCTGAAGCAAGTGCAAACAATACTTCATCAGATTCAGAAGATTTTCTTTATGAGAGCGATGAAGACATACCCTACTTTTCTGATGTTGAAGCTTTG ATCCTTGATATGGATTTGAGTCCTAATGGACAGGATATGTATTCCAGTAAGAGAG ccAAAGAGTATCAGCATGAAGATTTTGTTAGAAAGATAATCAGGCTAGAGCAGGCTGATCATGCTTGTTTACAGAGAAAGATTGCTGTGCGTGGAGCTTTTGCTGTTTTAGTTGGCTATCACTCAAAACATTTTATTAGAAAACCAGAG GTGCTGCTGGGAAGAGAATCTGCAGATGTGAAAGTTGACATTGACTTGGGCAGAGAAGGTCGTGATAATAAAATTTCTAGGAGACAG GCAACTATAAAGATGGACATGCATGGACTATTCCATTTGCAGAACATTGGAAAATATCCAATTCATGTGAATGGTAACGAAGTACTTCCGAAACAAAGTCTAACCCTCACTTCTGGTTCCTTAATTGAG GTGAGAGAAGTTAGGTTCATATTTGAGACTAATGAAAGTCAAGTAAAACGATATACGGAGGAAAGCCAAAGTGAGGATATGAAAGAAGCTTGA